From the genome of Bacillus oleivorans, one region includes:
- a CDS encoding undecaprenyl-diphosphate phosphatase, translating to MDLLTLLKAIILGLVEGLTEFAPVSSTGHMIIVDDMWLQSKEFLGQYPANTFKVVIQLGSILAVVVVFWSRFMDLLGLNRLTKSGREKQSVNQNRLKLTTVIIGLIPAGVLGVLFEDFIDEHLFTTRTVLVGLVLGAIFMIIADKFTKNTPKIDTVDQITYKQALTVGLVQCLSLWPGFSRSGATISGGVLVGLSHRAASDFTFIMAVPIMAGASGLSLLKNWQYFTLDALPFFIAGFISAFLFAIVSIRFFLKLINKIKLTPFAIYRIVLAAVIYFVFL from the coding sequence ATGGATTTACTAACATTACTGAAAGCCATTATTTTGGGGCTTGTCGAAGGACTTACAGAATTTGCTCCAGTATCATCAACCGGACACATGATTATCGTCGATGATATGTGGCTGCAGTCTAAAGAATTCTTAGGACAATATCCAGCCAACACCTTTAAAGTCGTAATCCAGCTCGGTTCCATCTTAGCAGTTGTCGTCGTATTTTGGAGTCGATTTATGGACTTGCTCGGTTTAAATCGTTTAACAAAAAGCGGGAGAGAAAAACAGTCGGTTAACCAGAATCGCTTAAAACTGACCACTGTGATCATCGGTTTAATTCCGGCTGGGGTTCTTGGAGTATTATTTGAAGATTTCATCGATGAACACTTATTTACAACTAGAACGGTGTTAGTAGGATTAGTTCTCGGTGCTATTTTCATGATTATCGCTGATAAATTCACAAAAAACACACCAAAAATTGATACAGTCGATCAAATCACTTATAAACAAGCTTTGACAGTGGGACTTGTTCAGTGTCTCTCATTATGGCCAGGATTTTCAAGATCTGGAGCTACTATTTCTGGAGGGGTCTTAGTCGGATTAAGCCACCGCGCTGCCTCTGACTTTACTTTTATCATGGCTGTGCCAATTATGGCCGGTGCCAGCGGCTTGTCCCTATTAAAGAACTGGCAGTATTTTACACTCGATGCTCTGCCATTTTTCATCGCAGGATTCATCAGTGCATTTTTGTTCGCCATAGTTTCAATCCGCTTTTTCCTTAAGCTGATTAACAAAATTAAATTGACACCATTTGCGATTTACCGAATTGTTTTAGCGGCTGTAATTTACTTTGTATTCCTATAA
- a CDS encoding aromatic acid exporter family protein, with amino-acid sequence MKLVIGGRIMKTGIAVFLTALICQLLHWPAMFAVITAIVTIEPTAADSIKKAFVRFPASAIGAGYAALFGYLMNDRPITYAIVTLLTIFTCTKLRLDAGTLVATLTGIAMIPTIHDHYVSSFFIRLGTTSIGLIVSSLVNVFVMPPQYIESISARLHELFRNTGILLEKRGQELINLQELHHETNKLFQDIQGNIEKTETMFTFQKKEWMFHRTTREKLHEYHQEMKKFNILKQIVNRFENLIHLPSTNVHLTKKEYELLNHMFQSLKEIIHHQQFHVDDRLHHVMNELFTYFRKEPLSMKNLVHGKDLILFELLSIGFLLGEIKNN; translated from the coding sequence ATGAAACTTGTCATCGGCGGCAGAATTATGAAAACAGGGATTGCTGTATTTTTAACGGCCCTTATTTGTCAATTATTACACTGGCCCGCAATGTTTGCTGTTATAACAGCCATTGTCACCATCGAACCAACTGCGGCTGATTCGATCAAAAAAGCATTTGTCCGTTTTCCCGCTTCTGCGATTGGAGCTGGCTATGCAGCATTATTCGGGTACCTTATGAACGATCGGCCGATTACATATGCAATTGTAACACTACTGACTATTTTTACATGTACAAAGCTTAGGCTAGATGCAGGAACACTTGTGGCTACTTTAACAGGTATAGCCATGATCCCTACTATTCATGACCATTATGTTTCCTCATTTTTTATTAGGCTAGGAACCACTAGTATTGGGCTCATTGTGTCCTCATTGGTTAATGTCTTTGTAATGCCGCCCCAATATATAGAATCCATTTCAGCAAGACTTCATGAGCTTTTTAGGAATACAGGCATTCTTTTAGAAAAAAGAGGACAAGAACTCATTAATCTGCAAGAGCTGCACCATGAAACAAACAAATTGTTTCAGGACATCCAAGGCAATATTGAAAAAACAGAAACCATGTTTACTTTCCAAAAGAAAGAGTGGATGTTCCACCGCACCACGAGAGAAAAACTCCATGAGTATCATCAGGAAATGAAAAAATTTAATATCCTTAAACAAATCGTTAATCGGTTCGAAAATTTAATCCATTTACCATCCACTAACGTTCATCTGACAAAAAAAGAATATGAACTTTTAAATCACATGTTTCAATCACTTAAAGAAATAATCCATCATCAGCAATTTCATGTGGACGATCGATTACACCATGTAATGAACGAACTGTTTACTTATTTTCGTAAAGAACCGCTATCCATGAAAAATTTAGTACACGGTAAAGATTTAATACTATTTGAATTATTATCGATCGGCTTTTTATTAGGAGAAATAAAAAACAATTAG
- a CDS encoding SPL family radical SAM protein, whose amino-acid sequence MKIEVQHKIPKKILTPTSGFLNGYSHSLNPYAGCAFACSYCYVRQSPVGLFRKQEWGTWVDVKQEARELITKEIRNLRKRNKEITIFMSSSTDPYQPVEYKEQVTRALLEAMAETPPDFLFVQTRSPLVTRDLDLFLQLKDRIRISVTVETDLEDIRKKFSPQAPPIQARLKALQELKEYHLPTQAAVAPVLPFSNDFPAKLAQVTERICLDDYTGDGSQGKRTERLGINDIYEKDQLEYWYKNRPSEKALEKMRTSFKPDQILVGQKGFMPF is encoded by the coding sequence ATGAAAATCGAAGTACAACATAAAATTCCAAAAAAAATACTGACGCCAACAAGCGGGTTCTTGAATGGATACAGTCACTCGCTAAATCCTTATGCGGGCTGCGCATTTGCTTGCTCTTATTGCTATGTAAGGCAAAGTCCAGTTGGTCTCTTCCGAAAGCAAGAGTGGGGTACATGGGTCGATGTGAAACAAGAGGCAAGAGAATTGATTACAAAGGAAATTCGCAATTTAAGAAAGAGGAATAAGGAGATTACGATCTTTATGTCCTCTAGCACAGATCCTTATCAGCCTGTTGAGTATAAGGAACAAGTGACTCGAGCTCTGCTTGAAGCGATGGCGGAAACACCGCCTGATTTTTTGTTTGTTCAAACTAGAAGTCCGCTTGTCACGAGGGATTTGGATCTGTTTCTTCAATTAAAAGATCGAATTCGGATTAGCGTTACCGTTGAAACCGACTTGGAAGATATTCGTAAAAAATTCTCTCCGCAAGCACCTCCGATTCAGGCAAGGCTGAAAGCGCTGCAAGAATTAAAGGAATATCATTTGCCTACTCAAGCTGCCGTTGCCCCGGTATTACCTTTTTCGAATGATTTTCCTGCAAAATTGGCTCAAGTAACTGAACGTATTTGTTTAGATGATTATACAGGCGATGGCAGTCAAGGCAAACGCACAGAGAGACTCGGAATTAATGATATATATGAAAAAGACCAGTTGGAATATTGGTATAAAAATAGACCTAGTGAAAAGGCCTTAGAAAAAATGAGAACTTCTTTTAAACCGGACCAAATTTTAGTGGGGCAGAAAGGTTTTATGCCTTTTTAA